The genomic stretch CTGTGACTTCAAAACCGTCTTCATAGGTCACGGCCTTGGTGCAATAGATCAGGCTTTCATCAACCGAGATCCCAGATTCCCGTAAGCCTCGTTTATAGCCTTCACACCGGTTATGGTGGGAGGAAATCTGTCCCTCAAGACAGACGAGTGCGATCCGCCGGCAACCCTGGTCAACCAGATGCCTTACCGCCTGGCGCCCCCCTTCCGTGTTTTCACTCTCGATGAAGACATTCTCTTCCTGAGAGCTGATGCATAAAGGTTCCCGGTCAATGTAGATTGTTGGGACGATCAGGGTGTGATTAGTGTCAATCGATTCATGCGTAATATAGATCAAGCCGCTCACCAGCATGGACTTCAACATGGAGAGATGGGCTCGTTCAATATCACCGGATTCATTGGTGTTGCAAATGATGGCCATATAATCTTCGTTGAGCAGCCGGTTTTGCATTTCAAGCGCCATCTTGGCAAAGAATTCATTGGTAACGTCCGGGACGATGATACCTACAACCTTCCCCCTATTTTTCCGCAGGCCCCTCGCCATCTGGTTCGGTCGATAATTGTATTTAGCGATAATTTCGTTAACGCGTTTTTCGGTTTCTTTTGAGAACCGTCCATTTTGGTTAATAACCCGAGAAACCGTTGCGATGGACACACCGGCCATGTGGGCTATTTCTTCTAAAGTAATTTTCTTCGTTGGCATCCTTGAAACCTTGGTTAACGTTGGGTAAAGGTTTACCCATATGATATATACACTTTAGAGATTTGTCAATATAATAGAGCCTAGTTTTAACAATGGATTAAGCATATTTTAAGGTTTCATGAGGTTTATCCATTATCATAGTATGACTTTTGTTATTATTCATTGCACAACGGGAGAGAATTCATCTTGATCACAATAGGCATTGATATCGGTGGGACGAAAATTGCTGCAGGTTATCTGGATAGCGAAAGAAAACTGAAGGGCTTTACAAAGGTCAATACAGCGGATGTCTTCGCTGCTGCGGATGATGCTGCAGACGCACTGCAGCTATTTATTAGCGAATACATTCAAGACCTTGGCTTTAATCGGGAATCAATCAAAGGTGTGGGCATCGGTGTCCCCTCCGTTCTGGATAGTCACACCCAGAAAGTCGTTTCAACCCCCTACATCCCCCTGCTCAACAATTACCCACTAAGCGTGCTTCTGGCTCCAAAAATCGGTGTGCCGATTTTTGTTGAAAATGATGTCAACCTGATCGCTATTGGTGAACACCTCTACGGGCGCGGCAAGGACCTGACCGATCTGGCCTGCGTTTTTGTGGGCACGGGGCTGGGCTGTGGCCTGATCTTGAATAACCAGCTCTATACCGGCGCGGATGGCGCCGCAGCCGAGTTTGGCCACTTAGTCCACAACGCTGAAGGCCGCATTTGTGGCTGTGGCGCGACGGACTGTTTCGAAACCTACTGCTCCGGATTTGCGCTGACCTATGAGGCCAAAAGGATCTTCCCCCAATCGGAGATAGACCTTTTTTATGCAACCGGCAGTAAGGGTGAATATTCCCTGGCGGAATATCTGATCAACAAAGCACGGAATGGTCATCTGCAAGCCAAAGCGGCAATCGAGAAGTCGTTCAATATTCTTGGCATCGCGATCACCGATCTGGTCAATCTGCTCAACCCCCAACTGGTTATCCTGGGCGGGGGGATCCTTGCGGGCTGGCCGGAAGCGCTGGATATCGTTAAAGAGATCGTTTATTCCCGGGCGCGAGCCGTCACAAGGAACCGTCTCGAAATTGACCGACCCATACTCAACGAAAAAGCCGGCTTATATGGCGCCGCAAGCCTGGTCAATTTAAAACTGGGAAATAATTAATTCGGAGTTCCATTATTTGGTATTTAAAAACCCACTGAGTCCGAGCTTCAGTGGGTTTTTATTATCATCAAAAGTGCTGATTAGGCACCTACTATTTTATTGACCTTTTCGCGGACCATTTGCACCGCCTTGCCAAGGTCATCATCCAGATTGAACAACCCGGAAGTGCCCACGACCAATACATTGGCGCCCGCCTGAATCACGCTCTCGAAGGTCTTGTCATTGATCTGACCGTCCACCTGAATATCGACATCAAGGTTGCGCGCCTCAATCATCTCCCGCAGCTTGCGAATCTTATCAAGCATCGGCATAAGGAAGCTCTGTCCGGCAAAACCAACATCCACAGTCATCACAGTCACCATTTGGAGGTCATCGAGCAGATATTCCAGATCGATCAGCGGGGTCTTGGGGGAGATCACCACACCGGCTTTTCGGCCTGCTTTATGGATTGTCTGCACCGCACGGAAGATGTGCGGGGTCGATTCAAATTGCAGGCTGATAATGTCCGAGCCGGTTGCCGCAATTTCGGGGATGAACCCGGCCGGGTCCGCAATGCACATATGAACATCAAAAGGTTTCTTGGTGAAAGGTCGGCAGGCGGTGATCAAATCGGGGGTGAGGCAGAAATTATGGACAAAAACGCCATCCATAACATCCCAGTGAAAGAGGTCCACGCCCGCTTCATCCAACAGCTTCACCTGATTACCCAACTGGCTAAGATCTGCACAAACAACTGAGGGACTGATTTTGATTTCGTTCATCATTACCATCATTTCTTTCTCGTTTCCAAAAAACCTGGTCATGCCGTAAGCTTATTCAGATTTTTGGGTCGGTGGAATATAACTTTATGTGAATAATTACCAATTTCTACCATTATATTGACTTGTTCAGCAAAAATCAGTTGGGATTATAACCTAAAAAACTGGGATTTTTGGCATTAATCCCAGTCAGAAACGAAAATTAGGGCTCCCCTCCTCTTTTTTTCCCAATTTTCCTTGGCGAAACTTTTTACAAGAAATTTACTTAATCAGAATGACAGGTATATGCAGACAGGTATAATACTTCTGGCTTAGGTAAACTTTTGTCACCAAGGCAACGAACATAAGCAGACTCAACCGTTGCCATATCACTCGTAGTCGTAACGATGGACCACTTCCGATGATTCCAAACATCAAACTTTTTTTCAAGACCATTTATATCAGTTTTTTCAAATCTGAAGGAACCCCAGGCAGGCTTTCTCCTAAACGTTTCTTCGTACTCCTTTTCATCTTCATCATCTATCCCCTCTGGCATTATAGTTTCCGCCTGGCCTACAGCCTTGATAATCTCTTTTTCCCCCATCTGAAAGAACAGGATATCAAACAGCCGATTTTCATTATCGGCAATTTCCGTTCTGGAACCACACTCCTGCATCGGCTGCTGGTTAAAGACGAACAAACAACCGGGATGCAAACCTGGGAGATCTATTTAGCACCCTCGGTGATCCAGCGCAAAATGATCCACTGGCTAATGAAAATCAACCGTCTGGTCGGCAATCCCATCGATCATGTCTTGAAAGCTTTTGATAAAGCCCTGCAGGAATACTCCTATATGCACCCAACCGGTCTCCAGGAAATTGAAGAGGACAGCCACGTCCTGCTGCATATCTGGTCCACTTATGACCTGTT from Chloroflexota bacterium encodes the following:
- a CDS encoding LacI family DNA-binding transcriptional regulator, whose product is MPTKKITLEEIAHMAGVSIATVSRVINQNGRFSKETEKRVNEIIAKYNYRPNQMARGLRKNRGKVVGIIVPDVTNEFFAKMALEMQNRLLNEDYMAIICNTNESGDIERAHLSMLKSMLVSGLIYITHESIDTNHTLIVPTIYIDREPLCISSQEENVFIESENTEGGRQAVRHLVDQGCRRIALVCLEGQISSHHNRCEGYKRGLRESGISVDESLIYCTKAVTYEDGFEVTDELLREHPDVDGIFYTADILALGALQYCLKRNVNVPEDLKIIGFDDIAACTRSIPQLTTIHQSVDMIAELAVKNLVSMMDGNPVEKSYIKFPINVVVRGSTQL
- a CDS encoding ROK family protein, with protein sequence MITIGIDIGGTKIAAGYLDSERKLKGFTKVNTADVFAAADDAADALQLFISEYIQDLGFNRESIKGVGIGVPSVLDSHTQKVVSTPYIPLLNNYPLSVLLAPKIGVPIFVENDVNLIAIGEHLYGRGKDLTDLACVFVGTGLGCGLILNNQLYTGADGAAAEFGHLVHNAEGRICGCGATDCFETYCSGFALTYEAKRIFPQSEIDLFYATGSKGEYSLAEYLINKARNGHLQAKAAIEKSFNILGIAITDLVNLLNPQLVILGGGILAGWPEALDIVKEIVYSRARAVTRNRLEIDRPILNEKAGLYGAASLVNLKLGNN
- a CDS encoding ribulose-phosphate 3-epimerase, translated to MMNEIKISPSVVCADLSQLGNQVKLLDEAGVDLFHWDVMDGVFVHNFCLTPDLITACRPFTKKPFDVHMCIADPAGFIPEIAATGSDIISLQFESTPHIFRAVQTIHKAGRKAGVVISPKTPLIDLEYLLDDLQMVTVMTVDVGFAGQSFLMPMLDKIRKLREMIEARNLDVDIQVDGQINDKTFESVIQAGANVLVVGTSGLFNLDDDLGKAVQMVREKVNKIVGA